TCAGTATATTTTTTGTTGACAAGAGAACAAGAACCTATATACTTACCGTTCGGTATATGTGGACTGGAGGAAAGAATGCCAGCACCAAAACAGAACAAACGAAGTGCGGGTAACGATTACGGCACCGAAGGGTCCACCCGCATGCGTCTCTTCCAGGCTGCCGCGGAGCTCTTTTCGCAAAAGGGCTATTCCGCGACGTCGGTGAACGAAATCGTCGAGGCGGCCGGCGTCACCAAGCCCGCCCTTTACTACCACTTCGGCAACAAGGAAGGATTGTACCTGAAAATGCTCGAAGAAGCCTCGCGCGACCTGGAACTGGAAATCCGACAGGCCGTCGCCACGCCCGGCGACGCCGTGACGCGCATCCGGGCCCTCTGCGACCGTTTGATGGAAATGGTGATCACCCACCTGGCGCTGGTTCGGCTCATGCATGCCATGTACTACGGCCCGCCGCAGGGCGCCCCCTATTTCGATTTTGAAGCCGTCCACCAGCAGGTCCTGCGGGCGACGGTGGCCCTGGTCGAGGAAGGGATTCGTGAAGGATCCGTCCGACCGGGAGACCCCACCGACATCGCCTGGGTGATTCTGGGCGTGACCAGCACCTGCATGGACCTGCAGCTCTGCCACGCCGATATCGCGCCGGGTCGGGACGGTTTGCAACGCCTGTTGAAGCTCATTGGTACGGGCATCACCACATCGGAATCCACGGCTCGAGGAGAAGACTCATGATCTGCCGAATCACACTATGTGTCTGCGCCGCCGCCCTGCTGCTCGTTGCGGCCGGCTGTTCCAACCTCGAAGCGGACCGGCCACCGACCGCGGGGCGGCCGCCGGTGGCCGTCGACGTCGTCACCCTCGCGACCGAATCGCTGGAAGAGGGCATCGATGTCGTGGGCACGCTGGCGCCCAAGTTCCAGACCGAGGTCAAGTCGGAATACACGGGCATCGTCACCGACGTGTACGTGACCGAATGGGTGCGCGTGCGGCAGGGGCAGCCGCTGGCGCGGCTGGACACACGTGAGGGGGAGGTCATGCTCCGGAAGGCTCAGGCTGCGGTGGAAGCCTCGCAGGCCAACGTCCTCCAGGCGGAGGTGGCGCTGAGCCGCGCCGAGCGCGAACTGGCCCGGCTCACCAACATCAAGCAGTACGGCCTGGTCACGCAGCAGACCGTGGATGACGCCCGCAGCGCCCGCGACGCCGCCGAGGCCCAGGTGGCGGCGGCCAGGGCGCAGCAGCGACTCGCCGAGGACGACGTTCGGCACACCCAGACCCGCTTGGACAAAGCGGTCATCCGCGCGCCGATGACCGGCACGGTGGCGCTGCGCGGCGTCAACGTGGGCGACCTGGCAGGCGAAATGGGCTCGCCGAAGGTCATGTTCCAGATCGTGGACAACCGCATCCTGGAACTCACGGTGACGGTGCCCGAGGCGCGACTCAACGAGTTGCGACTGGGTCAGCCGCTGACATTCACCACAGACGCGGTGCCCGACCGGACGTTCACCGGCGAAGTCAAGCACATCAACCCGGCGGTCTCGGTGGCGGATCGTTCCGTCCGCGTGATCGCCGAAGTGCGCAACGAGCCGGAGGTGCTCAAGGGCGGGCTGTTCGCCAAAGGACGAATCGTCACCGGGCGCCGGGAGGATGTCCGCCAATTGCCGCGTGAGGCGCTGCAGGGCTGGGACGTCGCTGCCGGCCGAGCGGACGTGTTCGTCGTGGAAAACGACACCGTCCGCTGTCGCCCCGTGCAGACCGGTGCCGTCGCCGGCGACAACGTCGAGATCCTCTCGGGGCTCGCGGTCGGCAGCCGGGTGGTGGTGCGGGGCGCCTTCAACCTGAAGGACGGCGACCGCATCCAGGTCGGCCGCTGAGAAGGAGAGGCTCGATGCTGCTATCCAACCTGTCCATCAAGCGGCCCGTGTTCGCCGCGGTCATGATGCTGGCCCTGGTCACCCTGGGTGTCTTCTCATACCGCCGGTTGGCCATCGACATGTTCCCCGACGTGGAGATCCCGGTCCTGTCCATCGTGACGGTGTTCCCCGGCGCGTCCCCGGAAACGGTGGAGCGGGAGGTCACCAAGCGTATCGAGGAGGCGGTCAACCCCATCTCCGGCGTCAAACACGTCACCTCGACGTCCCGCGAGGGAGTCTCCACCGTGGTGGTGGAGTTCGAACTCGGCGTCAAGATCAACGACGCCTCGCAGGAGGCGCGGTCCAAGATCGGCGCCATCCGCGGCGAGCTGCCCCAGGGGATTGAGGAGCCCATCATC
This DNA window, taken from Acidobacteriota bacterium, encodes the following:
- a CDS encoding efflux RND transporter periplasmic adaptor subunit, producing the protein MICRITLCVCAAALLLVAAGCSNLEADRPPTAGRPPVAVDVVTLATESLEEGIDVVGTLAPKFQTEVKSEYTGIVTDVYVTEWVRVRQGQPLARLDTREGEVMLRKAQAAVEASQANVLQAEVALSRAERELARLTNIKQYGLVTQQTVDDARSARDAAEAQVAAARAQQRLAEDDVRHTQTRLDKAVIRAPMTGTVALRGVNVGDLAGEMGSPKVMFQIVDNRILELTVTVPEARLNELRLGQPLTFTTDAVPDRTFTGEVKHINPAVSVADRSVRVIAEVRNEPEVLKGGLFAKGRIVTGRREDVRQLPREALQGWDVAAGRADVFVVENDTVRCRPVQTGAVAGDNVEILSGLAVGSRVVVRGAFNLKDGDRIQVGR
- a CDS encoding TetR/AcrR family transcriptional regulator; this encodes MRLFQAAAELFSQKGYSATSVNEIVEAAGVTKPALYYHFGNKEGLYLKMLEEASRDLELEIRQAVATPGDAVTRIRALCDRLMEMVITHLALVRLMHAMYYGPPQGAPYFDFEAVHQQVLRATVALVEEGIREGSVRPGDPTDIAWVILGVTSTCMDLQLCHADIAPGRDGLQRLLKLIGTGITTSESTARGEDS